One Sulfolobus sp. S-194 DNA segment encodes these proteins:
- a CDS encoding DUF131 domain-containing protein: MSELLFAIGLTAIFLGLVLVIVDFFLEVMKNEKRRAEEEENKQGEQRSEYGGVIFIGPIPIVFGSNKKIAKTMLILGIIIFIILLVLTIVITYL; encoded by the coding sequence ATGAGTGAGTTACTATTTGCTATTGGTTTAACTGCCATATTTTTAGGTCTCGTATTAGTAATCGTAGATTTCTTCCTAGAAGTTATGAAGAATGAAAAAAGAAGAGCAGAAGAGGAAGAAAATAAGCAAGGAGAACAAAGAAGTGAATATGGAGGAGTTATATTTATAGGACCTATTCCTATAGTTTTTGGAAGCAATAAAAAAATAGCAAAAACTATGTTAATTTTAGGTATAATAATATTTATTATCCTTTTAGTACTTACAATTGTTATAACATACCTCTAG
- a CDS encoding Glu/Leu/Phe/Val dehydrogenase: MNSAVQETLTSNLYDQQVKKLYHVGEILGLTEDVLQVLSTPERVIQVKIEIKGSDGKVKTFVGWRSQHNSALGPYKGGVRYHPDVTQDEVIALSMMMTWKNSLLQLPYGGGKGGIRVDPSKLTKEELEALSRRYVDALYKYIGSDIDIPAPDVNTNPQIMAWYLDEYIKITGKVDFAVFTGKPIELGGLPARIYSTGLGVATIAKASAKKFLGGIEGATVIIQGFGNVGTYTAKFLQEMGAKIVGVSDSKGGVIDLNGIDVQKIIEIKESTGSVINYPSGKKVTNDELLISESDILIPAALENVINKFNAPKVKAKLIVEGANGPLTADADAIMKERGIPVIPDILANAGGVVGSYVEWANNKMGEIMSEEEARKLIIQRMENAFEGVYQKYNKLGDQDLRTAAMAISIERVVNAMKARGML; this comes from the coding sequence ATGAATTCGGCCGTCCAGGAAACCCTTACCTCAAATCTTTATGATCAACAAGTTAAAAAGTTATACCATGTAGGTGAAATTTTAGGCCTAACAGAAGATGTTTTACAAGTTTTATCAACGCCAGAAAGAGTAATACAAGTAAAAATTGAAATTAAAGGATCCGATGGTAAAGTGAAAACATTTGTAGGATGGAGATCGCAACATAATAGTGCATTAGGGCCTTACAAAGGAGGAGTACGATACCATCCAGATGTTACACAAGACGAAGTTATAGCATTATCTATGATGATGACATGGAAAAACTCATTACTTCAATTACCTTATGGAGGTGGAAAAGGAGGTATAAGAGTTGATCCTTCAAAGCTAACAAAAGAAGAGTTAGAAGCTTTATCCCGTAGATATGTAGATGCACTATATAAGTATATTGGAAGTGACATAGATATACCAGCACCAGATGTAAATACTAATCCACAGATTATGGCTTGGTATTTAGATGAGTACATAAAGATAACCGGAAAAGTTGATTTCGCAGTGTTCACTGGTAAACCTATAGAATTGGGAGGACTACCTGCACGAATATATAGTACTGGACTTGGAGTTGCTACCATAGCTAAAGCTTCAGCTAAAAAATTCTTAGGCGGGATTGAAGGTGCAACAGTAATAATTCAAGGATTTGGAAATGTAGGTACTTATACAGCAAAATTCTTGCAAGAAATGGGAGCTAAAATAGTTGGAGTTAGCGATTCTAAAGGTGGTGTGATAGATCTTAATGGTATTGATGTTCAAAAAATAATAGAGATAAAAGAATCAACTGGTTCAGTAATTAATTATCCATCTGGTAAGAAAGTCACAAACGATGAATTACTAATATCCGAATCTGACATTCTTATTCCGGCAGCTTTAGAAAATGTAATAAACAAGTTTAATGCACCAAAAGTAAAGGCTAAATTAATTGTAGAAGGGGCTAATGGGCCTCTTACTGCAGATGCAGATGCTATAATGAAAGAGCGAGGAATACCAGTAATTCCAGATATTTTAGCTAATGCTGGTGGAGTTGTTGGGAGTTATGTGGAATGGGCTAATAATAAAATGGGAGAGATAATGAGTGAAGAAGAAGCTAGAAAACTGATTATACAAAGAATGGAAAATGCATTTGAGGGAGTATATCAAAAATATAACAAGCTAGGTGATCAAGATCTAAGGACAGCTGCAATGGCAATTTCAATTGAAAGAGTAGTAAATGCTATGAAAGCTAGAGGTATGTTATAA
- a CDS encoding NUDIX hydrolase, whose amino-acid sequence MEYPLVAVGGVIFNKDRKVLLVKRKNPPNKGNWAIPGGKVKYGETLEEAVKREIKEETNLNVKVKELLAIVEIIKEGFHYVILDFICEDIGGELMASSDAEDARFFSFGELANVATSPTTIEMLKRYFDGEKTPIIITERSTQISR is encoded by the coding sequence ATGGAATATCCTTTAGTAGCAGTAGGAGGAGTTATTTTCAATAAAGATAGAAAAGTTTTACTTGTAAAAAGAAAAAATCCGCCGAATAAAGGTAACTGGGCTATACCTGGAGGGAAAGTAAAATATGGTGAAACATTAGAAGAAGCTGTCAAGAGGGAGATTAAAGAAGAAACAAACTTAAATGTGAAGGTAAAGGAGTTATTGGCTATAGTTGAAATAATTAAGGAAGGATTTCACTATGTTATTCTAGATTTTATATGTGAAGATATTGGAGGAGAGCTTATGGCAAGTAGCGATGCAGAAGATGCTAGATTTTTCTCCTTTGGCGAATTAGCAAACGTAGCAACTAGTCCTACTACTATAGAGATGTTAAAAAGATATTTTGACGGTGAAAAAACGCCAATTATAATAACGGAAAGATCTACTCAAATCTCCAGGTAG
- the cysS gene encoding cysteine--tRNA ligase: MRLMQIRIYNTLGRNIQPLETVEPQTVKMYVCGPTVYDYLHIGHGRTFVSFDAMVRYLRLRGYNVIRVQNITDIDDKIIKKAQETGKDWTEIVDFYTKDYLNALTQLKIEIDQHPRVTYHIKEIINFIQKLIDKGHAYVAKSGSVYFDVDSFPSYGLLSGTKKEEWNQGEEFVKEKKHSYDFALWKAWKPGEPYWESPWGKGRPGWHIECSTMSTRYLGERFDIHGGGIDLIFPHHENERAQSEALLGKQWVKYWVHVSYLTIRKEKMSKSLGNIIPLNEALKKWGPSVLRYWYLSSHYRSSLDFNEDSLEQARNALTRLKDAMSIIRDVIKEGRKYYSKDEDIQVQRNIVELIKDFHAAMSEDFDTAKALSYIHEIVSLVFGKIQYSRDFMSAMLAFDALRQFNYVFGVMDEEFYPTYEMLSKVIDAVVEIRNQLRMKKMYDLSDQIRAILANAGVKVLDSKDKSTWRFE, translated from the coding sequence ATGAGATTAATGCAAATTAGAATTTACAACACATTAGGAAGAAATATTCAACCTTTAGAGACAGTAGAACCGCAAACTGTCAAAATGTATGTATGTGGTCCAACAGTATATGATTACCTTCATATAGGACACGGTAGAACATTTGTATCCTTTGACGCAATGGTTAGATATCTAAGATTAAGGGGATATAATGTTATTAGAGTTCAAAACATTACAGATATAGATGATAAGATAATAAAGAAAGCACAAGAAACAGGTAAAGATTGGACAGAAATTGTAGATTTTTACACAAAAGACTACCTTAATGCATTAACCCAATTAAAGATCGAAATAGACCAACACCCTAGAGTAACCTATCATATTAAGGAAATTATAAATTTCATACAAAAATTGATAGATAAAGGACATGCTTATGTAGCAAAGAGCGGCAGTGTATATTTTGATGTTGATTCATTTCCTTCTTACGGATTACTTTCTGGAACTAAAAAAGAAGAATGGAATCAAGGAGAAGAATTCGTCAAGGAGAAGAAGCATTCCTACGACTTCGCATTATGGAAAGCGTGGAAGCCGGGTGAACCTTATTGGGAATCACCTTGGGGTAAGGGAAGACCTGGATGGCACATCGAATGTTCAACTATGTCAACTAGGTATCTAGGTGAAAGATTTGATATTCACGGCGGAGGAATAGATCTTATTTTTCCTCATCATGAGAATGAGAGAGCACAAAGTGAGGCACTACTTGGAAAACAATGGGTAAAATATTGGGTTCATGTGTCTTACCTTACTATAAGAAAAGAAAAGATGAGTAAGTCTCTTGGAAACATAATTCCACTTAACGAGGCACTAAAAAAATGGGGCCCCTCAGTATTACGATATTGGTATCTCTCATCACATTACAGAAGTAGTCTAGATTTTAATGAGGACTCGTTAGAGCAAGCAAGAAATGCCTTAACAAGACTAAAAGATGCAATGAGTATAATTAGAGATGTCATTAAAGAAGGTCGTAAATATTATTCAAAAGATGAGGACATACAAGTACAAAGAAATATTGTAGAATTAATTAAAGATTTTCATGCAGCTATGAGTGAAGATTTTGATACAGCAAAAGCATTATCATATATTCATGAAATTGTTAGCTTAGTTTTCGGAAAAATACAATATAGTAGAGACTTTATGTCAGCAATGTTAGCATTTGATGCACTTAGACAATTCAACTACGTATTTGGAGTAATGGATGAAGAATTCTATCCCACATATGAGATGTTAAGCAAAGTGATAGATGCAGTAGTAGAAATAAGAAATCAGCTCAGAATGAAAAAGATGTACGATTTAAGTGATCAAATAAGGGCTATTTTAGCTAATGCTGGAGTAAAGGTATTAGATAGTAAAGACAAATCTACCTGGAGATTTGAGTAG
- a CDS encoding bifunctional phosphoglucose/phosphomannose isomerase, which produces MNNPYENWINFFQEALNISIPTIEKIEELVYLGIGGSGIPGRILEILDLPVKYQLFRGYKVKVNERSTVIAVSYSGNTTETIFALLTSLKKTRKAIVITSGGKIEEIANKYNLPVIKLPKGLQTRFVFPYIFTYLIRIVNEGLGTNYNVNELVEGIKDYSKLNEISEILASQIIGKIPIIYSSTFLPIAERFKQEINENAKYPAFFNELPEANHNEIELYSYPSPYTFYPIVIVSDKLDEESANLINAYKIYPLYQSILKNISSLILLAGLTSVKLAMLLGVKPEQLNIIPKIREKTSKLFEDEINAN; this is translated from the coding sequence GTGAATAATCCATATGAAAATTGGATTAATTTTTTTCAAGAGGCTTTAAACATAAGTATACCTACTATAGAAAAGATTGAGGAACTCGTCTATTTAGGAATAGGAGGAAGTGGAATACCTGGAAGAATACTAGAAATCTTAGACCTACCAGTTAAATACCAATTATTTAGGGGTTATAAGGTAAAGGTAAATGAAAGGAGTACAGTTATTGCAGTTAGTTATTCTGGAAATACTACAGAAACAATATTTGCATTATTAACTTCTCTAAAAAAAACTAGAAAAGCTATAGTAATAACATCTGGCGGAAAAATTGAAGAAATAGCAAACAAATACAATTTACCAGTGATAAAACTTCCTAAAGGTTTACAAACCAGATTTGTATTCCCATATATTTTTACTTATCTTATTAGAATAGTTAACGAAGGCCTAGGGACTAACTATAATGTAAACGAACTAGTGGAGGGAATTAAAGATTATTCTAAGTTAAATGAAATTTCTGAGATTTTAGCTTCCCAAATTATTGGTAAAATACCGATAATCTATTCATCAACTTTTCTTCCAATAGCCGAAAGATTTAAACAAGAAATTAATGAGAACGCAAAATATCCTGCATTTTTTAATGAGTTACCAGAAGCAAATCATAATGAGATAGAATTATATTCATATCCTTCCCCCTATACTTTTTATCCAATTGTTATAGTTTCGGACAAACTTGATGAAGAGTCCGCAAATTTAATCAACGCATATAAAATATATCCCTTATATCAATCAATTTTAAAGAACATTTCTAGTTTAATACTATTAGCCGGTCTTACATCAGTTAAACTAGCAATGTTATTAGGAGTTAAACCCGAACAACTCAATATAATACCAAAAATAAGGGAAAAAACCTCTAAGTTATTTGAGGATGAGATTAATGCAAATTAG
- a CDS encoding FAD-dependent oxidoreductase translates to METLVVVGGGAAGMSASSRVRRLKPDMEIVVFESTKMVSHAPCGIPYFVEGLFNDENLFMTYTPQFFEEKRKIHVKTNTKVTDIDFDSRVVYGESREGKIKAEYDYLVISTGALPRKIPVESGNDRIFYAHHPANAVELREKLWSLNTIAIVGGGILGIEMAEALTHIGKKVILIHRSKYLLNKTIDIELGNIITQRVSKDAEVRLNESVETIKESGRLIVTDKGKYQVDGTIIAIGVTPNVELVKDKIKLGETGAIKVDDHMRTNYREVYSAGDNTESVNIISKKPAWVPFAPVANKMGFVAGNNIGGHEMRFPGVVNTQITKYKEFYIGRVGLQEDEARLHGFKPISATISGKTRARYYPDAKDIHVKIIADENTKRILGAQIVGGEEVLGRIDMMAAAIMKGFTIEDTFFIEMGYLPAISRVWDPVIVAIRQLMKDE, encoded by the coding sequence ATGGAAACTTTAGTAGTAGTAGGTGGCGGAGCTGCTGGAATGAGTGCTTCTTCAAGAGTTAGGAGATTAAAGCCAGACATGGAAATTGTTGTATTTGAATCAACAAAAATGGTTAGTCATGCACCTTGTGGAATTCCTTATTTCGTTGAAGGACTATTTAATGATGAGAATCTTTTTATGACCTATACCCCGCAATTTTTTGAAGAAAAGAGAAAAATTCATGTAAAAACTAATACGAAAGTAACAGATATTGATTTTGATTCCAGAGTAGTATATGGAGAATCTAGAGAAGGAAAAATTAAAGCTGAATATGATTATTTAGTTATTAGTACAGGAGCTTTACCTAGAAAAATTCCAGTTGAAAGTGGAAATGATAGGATTTTTTATGCACACCATCCAGCTAACGCCGTAGAGTTAAGGGAGAAGCTATGGTCTTTAAATACTATCGCAATAGTAGGAGGTGGAATATTAGGTATAGAAATGGCGGAGGCATTAACTCATATAGGCAAAAAGGTAATTTTGATTCATAGAAGTAAGTATTTGCTAAATAAGACTATAGACATTGAACTGGGAAATATAATAACGCAAAGAGTTTCTAAAGATGCAGAAGTTAGACTTAACGAGAGCGTTGAGACTATAAAGGAAAGCGGTAGGTTAATAGTTACAGATAAGGGAAAGTACCAAGTAGATGGTACTATAATAGCAATAGGAGTCACACCGAATGTTGAACTAGTAAAAGATAAAATAAAATTAGGAGAGACCGGAGCTATAAAGGTTGATGACCATATGAGGACTAATTATAGGGAAGTTTATTCGGCTGGTGATAACACTGAATCAGTAAATATAATATCTAAGAAACCCGCATGGGTTCCTTTTGCACCAGTTGCGAATAAAATGGGTTTCGTCGCTGGAAATAACATAGGTGGTCATGAAATGAGATTCCCAGGAGTCGTAAATACTCAAATTACTAAGTATAAAGAGTTTTATATAGGAAGAGTGGGCTTACAAGAAGATGAGGCAAGACTTCACGGATTTAAACCTATATCAGCAACTATTAGCGGGAAGACTAGAGCTAGATATTATCCTGATGCTAAAGATATTCATGTAAAGATTATAGCTGATGAAAATACGAAGAGAATTTTAGGTGCACAGATCGTTGGTGGCGAAGAGGTACTAGGGCGAATAGATATGATGGCTGCAGCAATAATGAAAGGTTTTACTATAGAAGATACATTCTTCATTGAGATGGGTTACTTACCAGCAATTAGCAGAGTTTGGGATCCAGTAATTGTAGCAATTAGACAACTTATGAAAGATGAATAA